In Candidatus Defluviilinea proxima, a single genomic region encodes these proteins:
- a CDS encoding DUF2723 domain-containing protein: protein MNRSFSLVRSAPPVLLGVVLFSIYITTMAPGLTWANDGSDGGDLITAAAIGGVPHPTGYPVYLILARTFQAIPVGSLAYRTNLLSAMCMTLASIVLYALVAQYLAAQGRQWPQFAGLVAGLSFGLAPLIWSQAVITEVYALHALLMAVLLFLYTQSKNMRHIYRWRGLFLGLSLGNHVTSIFLIPIFVADIVLDQSTSTRQKWTVFLNQSLWVFVSLTVYLVLPFRASSFPPVNWGNPQTFDGLIWLVTGQLYWDQLLIPVSSFIHRIAAWTSLLLENFSLPGICLGLMGVVYFFQRSRFYVCTLWIAITFSLFSLQYDTVDSKMYLIPAFLCFAAWVGVGMDGILGLVDRRLIVKVVLGTVVISFMFINAIHVAPKVDASNDKRADQFVEMVFAQAPSQAILFVKGDGAVFSLWYYHYALHERPDLFVVASDLLHFPWYLETLRVTYPVLNLTEPFPWPQTIIEMNLGLPYCYVDTANTMEIDCVHP from the coding sequence ATGAATCGGAGTTTTTCCCTTGTTCGATCAGCACCGCCCGTATTGTTGGGCGTTGTATTGTTTTCGATTTATATTACAACGATGGCTCCGGGTCTCACTTGGGCAAATGATGGTTCAGATGGTGGGGACTTGATTACAGCGGCCGCAATTGGGGGAGTGCCACATCCAACAGGGTATCCTGTTTATTTGATCCTCGCCAGAACTTTTCAAGCGATTCCTGTTGGCTCACTCGCATATCGGACAAATCTTTTGTCTGCCATGTGTATGACGTTAGCATCCATTGTTTTGTATGCCTTAGTGGCTCAATACCTTGCCGCACAAGGAAGACAATGGCCCCAATTCGCTGGTTTGGTAGCTGGGCTTTCTTTTGGACTAGCCCCACTCATATGGTCTCAAGCTGTTATTACAGAGGTGTATGCATTACATGCTTTATTGATGGCAGTTCTTCTCTTTTTATATACTCAATCAAAGAATATGAGACATATATATCGTTGGCGTGGGTTATTCCTTGGCCTTTCTCTGGGAAATCATGTGACCAGTATATTTCTCATTCCGATCTTCGTTGCAGATATAGTTCTGGATCAATCTACTTCCACGCGTCAAAAATGGACCGTTTTTCTGAATCAATCTCTATGGGTTTTTGTCAGCCTGACAGTGTATCTTGTTCTACCTTTTCGAGCATCATCTTTTCCTCCTGTGAATTGGGGCAACCCTCAAACCTTCGATGGGTTGATTTGGCTTGTGACAGGGCAACTGTATTGGGACCAATTATTAATTCCTGTAAGTTCTTTTATTCACCGAATTGCCGCATGGACATCCCTCCTGCTTGAGAATTTTTCCTTACCGGGGATCTGTCTTGGATTAATGGGTGTGGTTTATTTTTTTCAACGTTCTCGTTTCTATGTTTGCACCCTTTGGATTGCCATTACTTTTTCCCTCTTTTCGCTTCAGTACGATACAGTCGATTCAAAAATGTATCTTATCCCTGCATTCCTATGTTTTGCGGCTTGGGTCGGGGTGGGAATGGATGGAATCCTCGGTCTGGTTGATCGACGGTTAATAGTAAAGGTTGTTTTAGGGACGGTCGTCATTTCATTCATGTTCATCAATGCTATTCACGTTGCACCTAAAGTGGACGCATCTAATGATAAGCGCGCCGATCAATTCGTAGAAATGGTGTTTGCGCAAGCGCCTTCACAAGCCATTCTATTTGTGAAAGGGGACGGAGCAGTCTTTAGCTTATGGTATTACCACTATGCCTTGCATGAGCGGCCAGACTTGTTCGTTGTTGCATCTGACCTCCTGCACTTTCCTTGGTATCTTGAAACTTTACGTGTTACATATCCTGTTTTGAACCTTACGGAGCCGTTTCCTTGGCCGCAGACCATTATAGAAATGAACCTGGGGCTACCCTATTGCTATGTGGACACTGCAAACACCATGGAGATCGATTGCGTCCATCCGTAG
- a CDS encoding DUF4012 domain-containing protein — MNTVELRKILENIQAPHKLDSHPWVSARFVLDLARDFQGSPGEKLIHAVSAVFRETMPGIPPRRGIRLDTRWAEFGLLAAQYFAPAKFGVVAPGSLRNAWAHIDRAILFFVYGRADELTQAQFEPYILIGRESGVAPDSTLSDWHRKGIEQLTHAIQVREQYLSRQVEDASLASSPKKKPRKVRRWIALGILGLFLILATLGVIKALHVYGLARVVVDDIYKLQDVSKTPSIDKLKNAGALLSKTRQDFSALREEVGPFLWMTSLLGWVPTYGGDMISAPALIEMADSMLTSADMTYQAGAPLLDDVLDSSGEISFDPPRLLNLLNQIAPQMNTASDQLQNALTAREKLNIEKLSPRVKDLVINRVDPLLGLMRDGLTLAVELPQVAGASDEGPKTYLLLVQNEDELRPTGGFITAASSVVVQDGQLGGMDFENSGDMDNWDQPYPSAPWQLNEYMNSPVMVFRDANWFTDFPRSVLYAEYLYSYAKGHSVDGVIAFDQHMLVELLQVVGPIEVEGADQPVDANTVVPFMRESKIKTEEDLAIPGWNNKLFMNRISSALLKKILSGDVPVRKFADFIVRVLDERHLMIQLDNKEMSNLLARHNWDGAIKPVDGDFLMVVDSNIGFNKTNSVVSTKLTYSIDLTNPTTPVAQVLIEHMNSSSGLIPCGLRDRVSLDGQESYPIDRCYWDYLRIYTRGQSRLLQSNPQSIPAEWMLRGQDVFARVDTLDEDLDGISTYGLLKVVPGGQTVTTKLRYVLPMDTLSIRPGTRQVVYRLTVKKQPGTMAIPIDIEVRLPDDVALFSVPDGTQVNGNVVYYPSNLRTDLEFELVFEVP, encoded by the coding sequence ATGAACACCGTTGAACTTAGAAAAATCCTTGAAAACATTCAAGCTCCGCATAAATTAGATTCTCATCCCTGGGTATCTGCTCGTTTTGTGTTAGATCTTGCACGTGACTTTCAAGGTTCTCCCGGCGAAAAACTGATCCATGCTGTTTCTGCAGTATTTCGCGAAACTATGCCGGGGATTCCACCTCGGCGTGGCATTCGTTTGGACACGCGTTGGGCTGAGTTCGGTTTGCTTGCTGCGCAATATTTTGCGCCTGCCAAGTTTGGTGTTGTAGCGCCAGGCTCTTTGCGTAATGCTTGGGCTCATATTGACAGGGCTATTTTGTTCTTTGTATATGGGCGTGCAGACGAATTAACTCAGGCTCAATTTGAGCCTTATATATTGATCGGGCGCGAATCGGGTGTAGCGCCAGATAGTACATTGAGTGATTGGCACCGAAAAGGAATCGAACAACTGACGCACGCTATTCAAGTGCGTGAACAATATTTATCCCGCCAAGTTGAAGATGCTTCCCTTGCTTCTTCTCCGAAGAAGAAACCTCGTAAGGTGCGCCGATGGATTGCGCTTGGTATTCTGGGTCTGTTTTTGATTCTTGCCACGTTGGGCGTTATAAAAGCTTTACATGTGTACGGTTTGGCACGAGTTGTTGTAGATGACATTTATAAACTTCAGGATGTGTCCAAGACTCCAAGTATTGATAAATTGAAAAATGCAGGGGCATTACTTTCAAAAACGCGCCAGGATTTTTCTGCTTTACGAGAAGAGGTAGGTCCTTTTTTATGGATGACCTCCTTGTTGGGCTGGGTGCCAACTTATGGTGGAGATATGATTTCCGCCCCTGCGTTGATCGAGATGGCCGATTCGATGCTGACTTCTGCTGATATGACGTATCAGGCAGGCGCGCCTCTCTTGGACGATGTATTGGATTCTTCAGGTGAGATCAGTTTCGACCCTCCCAGACTCCTCAATCTTTTGAATCAGATCGCGCCACAGATGAATACTGCGTCCGATCAGTTACAAAACGCACTGACTGCCAGAGAAAAATTAAATATTGAAAAATTGTCCCCTCGAGTAAAGGATTTGGTTATAAATAGAGTTGATCCTTTGCTTGGTTTGATGCGGGATGGGTTAACTCTGGCTGTTGAATTGCCGCAAGTTGCAGGTGCATCTGATGAAGGCCCCAAAACATATTTGCTTTTGGTGCAAAATGAGGATGAACTTCGTCCAACGGGTGGGTTTATTACTGCAGCAAGTTCGGTAGTTGTGCAGGATGGGCAACTCGGCGGTATGGATTTTGAAAATTCTGGGGATATGGATAATTGGGATCAGCCCTATCCTAGCGCGCCCTGGCAATTGAATGAATACATGAATAGCCCGGTGATGGTATTTAGAGATGCAAACTGGTTTACGGATTTTCCAAGATCTGTGCTGTATGCGGAGTATTTGTATTCGTATGCAAAAGGCCATTCCGTTGATGGGGTGATTGCTTTCGATCAGCATATGTTGGTTGAGTTACTGCAAGTCGTAGGTCCGATTGAAGTAGAAGGTGCGGATCAGCCTGTTGACGCCAATACAGTTGTACCTTTCATGCGCGAGTCAAAGATAAAGACGGAAGAAGACCTGGCAATTCCTGGATGGAATAATAAATTGTTTATGAATAGGATTTCATCCGCTTTGTTGAAGAAAATACTCTCTGGCGATGTGCCAGTTCGTAAATTTGCTGATTTTATAGTTCGAGTGTTGGATGAACGTCACTTAATGATTCAGCTTGATAATAAAGAAATGTCGAACTTGCTGGCTCGTCATAATTGGGATGGTGCTATCAAACCTGTTGATGGTGACTTCCTAATGGTAGTGGATTCGAATATTGGCTTTAATAAAACTAATTCTGTGGTGTCTACTAAACTTACCTATAGTATTGACCTGACAAATCCGACTACGCCAGTAGCCCAAGTACTTATTGAGCATATGAACTCTTCCTCAGGCTTAATCCCTTGTGGGTTGCGTGATAGAGTTTCATTGGATGGTCAGGAGAGTTATCCGATTGATCGTTGTTATTGGGATTATCTGCGAATTTACACTCGAGGGCAAAGCAGGTTGTTGCAGTCCAACCCTCAATCCATTCCAGCCGAGTGGATGTTACGTGGACAAGATGTTTTTGCCCGTGTAGACACCTTGGATGAGGATTTAGATGGTATTTCAACTTATGGCCTATTAAAAGTTGTGCCGGGAGGGCAAACGGTGACCACCAAGCTCCGGTATGTGCTTCCAATGGATACGTTATCTATTCGCCCGGGAACTCGACAAGTTGTATATCGTCTCACGGTAAAGAAACAACCCGGCACTATGGCTATTCCGATTGATATTGAAGTTCGTTTGCCGGACGATGTAGCCCTGTTTAGTGTTCCCGATGGAACTCAAGTGAACGGCAATGTAGTTTATTATCCAAGCAACCTTAGAACGGACTTGGAATTCGAGCTTGTTTTCGAAGTTCCTTGA
- a CDS encoding sortase produces the protein MTYQICEVLNATNCDTADVTIQVDPAVIVANDDDYSATPVNGLTGGTTATVYSNDTLNGAAFANGDVTPSITADGGLTGVGINADGTLSVPAGTAAGTYTVTYQICEVLNATNCDTATATITALVDQVDLSLTKTVDITTPLVATNITFTLTVTNALTSTVPATGVVVTDVIPAGFTYVSHNTLNGSYNNATGEWSLTNPLAIGASATLGLTVSVNVPGPYTNYAEITAALEVDPDSTPNNGPRTPDEDDDASVTVTPTQDNPSLGKSVSGSNQTFTVGTDVAIGEIVEYTVNINVPPGVFNNTQMVDTMDRGLSFMDCVSITGTGLTTSVGSLTTVCDNAVSDNPGTTTVDDGRRVTFDLGTLTNSSGSDQTLSFVYTAVVLDNADNVSGLTLNNSAQLILGSTPLTPVRAAVNIVEPDLSISKTANTTLVAVGSEVTITLNIQHTANSETNAYDVLVTDALPTELELVTGTLECTSGAQDATTCSYDTGTRTVRAIWNSFALGGGNGRVTFRVRIMSLPPGGVSNIANVAWTSLPGDVSTPQTSNAFSTERDYDPASQVDVYGTSDTLVLGVFNGAVPATGFAPNVVTDLSKVRRENYSQAGNMTVEIPALGINLPVVGVSLNNGEWNVAWLGNQAGWLEGSAFPTWSGNSVLTSHVYGANGLPGPFVKLNTLKYGDKIVIHAYGKKYVYEVRANKVVNPNDASIFNHETKSWLTLVTCKEYDEATNTYKKRVVVRAVLVSVE, from the coding sequence GTGACGTACCAGATCTGTGAAGTATTGAACGCAACGAACTGCGATACAGCGGATGTGACCATCCAGGTTGACCCGGCGGTGATCGTAGCGAACGATGACGACTACAGCGCGACGCCTGTGAACGGCCTGACGGGTGGGACGACCGCGACGGTGTACAGCAACGACACATTGAACGGTGCAGCCTTTGCCAACGGGGATGTCACTCCGAGCATCACAGCGGATGGTGGACTGACAGGTGTAGGGATCAACGCGGATGGCACCCTGAGCGTACCGGCAGGCACGGCAGCCGGGACATACACGGTGACGTACCAGATCTGTGAAGTATTGAACGCGACGAACTGCGACACGGCCACGGCCACGATCACCGCATTAGTCGATCAGGTGGATCTTTCCCTCACCAAGACCGTTGATATCACAACACCACTCGTTGCTACGAATATAACCTTCACTCTTACGGTGACGAACGCGTTGACCAGTACGGTGCCTGCCACAGGTGTGGTTGTCACTGATGTGATCCCAGCCGGGTTTACTTATGTGTCCCATAACACGCTCAACGGCTCATATAACAACGCTACCGGAGAATGGTCACTGACCAATCCTCTTGCTATTGGAGCCAGCGCCACGTTGGGTCTCACGGTTTCTGTCAATGTGCCGGGGCCGTACACGAACTATGCCGAGATCACAGCGGCGCTTGAGGTCGACCCAGACTCAACTCCGAACAATGGACCGCGGACACCCGATGAAGACGATGATGCCAGCGTAACAGTCACGCCAACGCAAGACAACCCGAGTTTGGGTAAATCTGTCAGCGGTAGTAACCAGACGTTTACAGTTGGCACAGATGTAGCGATTGGTGAGATCGTTGAGTATACAGTCAATATTAACGTTCCACCTGGGGTATTTAATAACACCCAAATGGTGGATACAATGGATCGCGGACTTTCCTTTATGGATTGTGTCAGCATTACTGGAACAGGATTAACCACTTCCGTTGGATCTCTAACTACAGTTTGTGATAATGCGGTGTCGGATAACCCCGGAACCACCACGGTAGACGATGGCCGTCGTGTGACATTTGATTTGGGCACATTGACAAATAGCTCCGGCTCAGATCAGACCCTTTCGTTTGTTTATACAGCTGTGGTTTTGGATAACGCTGATAATGTTTCAGGTCTGACACTTAATAATAGTGCCCAACTCATCTTAGGCTCAACCCCATTAACCCCTGTCAGGGCTGCTGTCAACATCGTAGAGCCTGACCTTTCGATTTCAAAAACAGCCAACACAACATTGGTAGCGGTAGGCTCAGAAGTTACGATCACTTTGAATATTCAACATACAGCAAACAGCGAGACGAATGCTTATGATGTCTTGGTAACTGATGCCCTTCCTACTGAATTGGAACTGGTGACTGGAACATTAGAGTGCACATCTGGCGCGCAAGATGCGACCACTTGCAGTTATGATACAGGTACGCGTACTGTTCGTGCAATATGGAATAGTTTTGCCTTGGGCGGTGGGAATGGACGTGTAACCTTCCGTGTGAGGATTATGTCTCTGCCGCCTGGTGGTGTTTCCAACATAGCTAATGTTGCTTGGACCAGCCTACCGGGGGATGTGAGCACGCCTCAGACCAGTAACGCCTTCTCAACTGAACGTGATTATGACCCTGCCAGCCAGGTGGATGTGTATGGTACGAGCGATACACTTGTACTTGGTGTATTCAATGGAGCGGTACCCGCTACTGGCTTTGCACCTAATGTAGTCACTGACCTGAGCAAAGTGAGACGAGAAAACTACTCACAAGCTGGAAATATGACAGTGGAGATTCCTGCATTAGGGATCAACCTGCCGGTCGTAGGCGTGTCGCTAAACAATGGAGAGTGGAATGTAGCTTGGTTGGGGAATCAGGCTGGATGGTTGGAAGGAAGCGCGTTCCCAACTTGGAGTGGCAACAGTGTGCTTACTAGTCATGTTTATGGCGCGAACGGGTTGCCAGGTCCATTTGTAAAACTCAACACGCTCAAATATGGCGATAAGATCGTAATTCATGCATACGGCAAAAAGTATGTTTATGAAGTGCGGGCCAACAAGGTGGTCAACCCGAATGATGCATCTATTTTCAATCATGAAACGAAGTCATGGTTGACGCTCGTTACCTGTAAGGAGTATGACGAGGCAACGAACACATATAAGAAACGCGTAGTAGTACGTGCCGTATTGGTAAGTGTAGAGTAA